The following proteins are encoded in a genomic region of Candidatus Methylospira mobilis:
- a CDS encoding S8 family peptidase — translation MTSSYPHLPLQREEPITEKRPRGVPIPQPPADPAAHARNLGLQLQKTIQQTGQDIGGFDDRRLFRFTVDKGFNPDQLKNISTEIEFISQENDEVVVVFVSQSALQSFEARLASIAQGDAVKYKEIYYALQGMSAWTPDDRASWSLKQEGFPQTETFYLDLELWPIEDNARERHLLWSKFESWLKENGMESFDSVKQPGLTLYRVRCDRLQAEEKLLHHRDIRIVDLPPRFGLDRRHLVLDIQELPIPPSPLPNAPGVVVLDSGLATGHPLLGPAVGDAQSFLPGHMAADESGHGTHVAGIALYGDLEKSIAAGTFIPELRLFSGRILDKDNENNGLIENHIDAAVRYFVDHYNCRIFNLSFGDSRKPYLGGHVRGLAYTLDRLSRELGVLFVVSAGNVSLGQIDGLAWKQGYPQYLTHDDWSIIDPATALNALTVGSLARWESSLNTQRFPNDPAELPIAKTEQPSPFTRHGPTVGGAIKPELVAFGGNWVLNARNRVNHIHDQGLGELSTNLDFAQGNLLGLKCGTSFAAPHISHLAAKILSEHPKASANLLRALLVTHAAIPKSALEIIDDEKSLRKVLGYGHIDARALLKSLENEVTLVTDGQIENKRHHFYELLVPDDFVSSGKRVREISVSLAHTPPVRSTRVTYKATRLDYRLVAAPDLEHAVNMFNKATSKENFENIPELTGASVGRSLRSKGTAQSATWQFKQFNSISKLKTGRLFVVVTRNDHPWGEADTKTLEEYSLVVCLRDRENQQAKLYSQIQSRLQQRQRARVRG, via the coding sequence ATGACATCAAGTTACCCACATTTGCCGCTGCAACGTGAGGAACCGATCACAGAGAAAAGGCCCCGTGGAGTTCCAATACCCCAACCACCAGCAGACCCGGCAGCGCACGCTAGAAATCTAGGTTTACAGCTACAAAAAACCATCCAGCAAACCGGGCAAGATATAGGCGGTTTTGATGACCGTCGGCTGTTTCGTTTCACTGTGGACAAAGGTTTCAACCCGGATCAACTGAAAAATATTTCTACGGAAATCGAATTCATCAGCCAAGAGAACGATGAGGTTGTGGTCGTTTTCGTTAGCCAATCGGCTTTGCAATCGTTTGAAGCCAGATTGGCTTCGATTGCTCAAGGTGATGCCGTCAAATATAAGGAAATCTATTATGCCTTACAAGGCATGTCAGCTTGGACACCGGACGATAGAGCCAGCTGGTCGTTAAAGCAGGAAGGTTTTCCTCAAACAGAAACTTTTTATCTTGACCTTGAACTTTGGCCGATTGAGGATAACGCTAGGGAACGCCATCTGCTTTGGAGCAAATTTGAATCATGGCTGAAAGAAAACGGCATGGAGTCTTTTGATAGCGTTAAACAGCCTGGGCTAACGCTCTATCGAGTTCGCTGCGATCGCCTGCAAGCTGAAGAAAAACTTCTGCATCATCGCGATATACGTATTGTTGATTTACCTCCGCGATTTGGTCTGGATAGAAGACATCTCGTCCTGGATATTCAGGAACTCCCGATTCCTCCTTCACCGTTACCCAATGCTCCCGGTGTTGTGGTTCTGGATAGCGGGCTTGCAACCGGCCATCCTTTGTTAGGGCCGGCGGTGGGCGATGCGCAGAGTTTTTTACCCGGTCATATGGCGGCAGACGAGAGTGGGCACGGTACGCATGTCGCCGGGATTGCGCTGTATGGCGATTTGGAAAAATCAATTGCGGCGGGTACGTTTATACCCGAATTGCGCCTTTTTAGTGGCCGTATCCTGGATAAGGACAACGAAAACAACGGTCTGATCGAAAACCATATTGATGCTGCCGTTCGCTACTTTGTCGATCACTATAATTGCCGCATTTTCAACCTTTCTTTCGGCGACAGCCGCAAACCCTACCTGGGCGGACATGTACGCGGTCTGGCATATACCCTGGACAGGTTATCGCGTGAACTGGGTGTTTTATTTGTCGTTTCTGCCGGTAATGTATCGCTTGGTCAAATTGATGGTTTGGCCTGGAAACAAGGCTATCCACAGTATTTAACTCATGACGATTGGTCGATTATTGACCCGGCCACGGCGCTTAATGCGCTGACTGTCGGCAGCTTGGCGCGTTGGGAATCCAGTTTAAATACGCAACGTTTCCCCAATGATCCTGCAGAATTACCCATAGCCAAAACCGAACAGCCTTCGCCTTTTACCCGTCATGGCCCAACGGTAGGCGGCGCAATAAAACCTGAACTGGTCGCTTTCGGCGGTAATTGGGTTTTGAATGCACGGAACCGTGTAAATCATATTCACGATCAAGGTCTTGGTGAACTTTCGACCAATCTTGATTTCGCCCAAGGCAATTTGTTGGGGCTTAAATGTGGCACCAGTTTTGCTGCACCCCATATCAGCCATTTAGCCGCCAAAATACTATCCGAACATCCGAAAGCCAGCGCTAATTTGCTACGCGCTTTATTGGTGACCCATGCTGCTATACCAAAATCAGCGCTTGAAATTATTGATGATGAGAAGTCGTTAAGAAAAGTATTGGGGTACGGTCATATCGACGCGCGAGCGTTGCTTAAATCCCTGGAAAACGAAGTTACCCTGGTTACCGACGGTCAAATAGAGAACAAGCGCCACCACTTTTACGAATTGTTGGTGCCAGACGATTTTGTTTCATCCGGCAAAAGAGTCCGCGAAATATCGGTGAGTCTGGCTCATACTCCGCCGGTCCGATCGACACGCGTCACTTATAAGGCTACGCGCCTGGATTACCGTTTAGTTGCTGCTCCCGATCTTGAGCACGCAGTCAACATGTTCAACAAGGCGACCAGCAAGGAAAATTTCGAAAATATTCCGGAATTAACCGGAGCAAGCGTTGGCAGAAGTCTCAGAAGCAAAGGCACAGCACAGTCTGCAACGTGGCAATTCAAGCAGTTCAACAGTATCTCAAAATTAAAAACCGGCAGGTTGTTTGTCGTTGTCACCAGAAATGATCATCCCTGGGGCGAGGCGGATACCAAAACATTGGAGGAATATTCTCTGGTGGTCTGTTTGCGCGACCGCGAAAATCAGCAGGCCAAACTATACAGTCAAATTCAGAGCCGTTTGCAACAGCGTCAACGCGCTAGAGTACGGGGATAG
- a CDS encoding AAA family ATPase, which translates to MASGALLRQLIKSGSEGDSDSFRRVSEKVIQEERDKQHHLLANDLEKILYGRRSASEQAKRFEFSKLPEDKERGLALLQIKEPLRRIDDVVLSDENRSLLDEILEEHHRVEILSSHGLFPADRLLFCGPPGCGKTLSAEMVAAELGLPLAIVRIDSVVSSYLGETAANLRKVFDFIASVPMVVLFDEFDALAKDRADSAEHGELKRVVNAFLQMLDAYDGKSLLVAATNHEGILDSAIWRRFDEVLVFEAPNSEQLKRLLTIKLKGVRREFEVDDSKITCLFKGMSHADVERVLRRAIKEMVLSGKEFLTERHIKSAMRREEARRNRVSKQEQIA; encoded by the coding sequence AGGAAGAACGCGACAAGCAACACCATCTGTTAGCCAATGATCTTGAAAAAATCCTCTACGGTCGGCGCAGTGCTTCTGAGCAAGCAAAGCGCTTTGAATTTTCCAAATTGCCGGAAGATAAAGAGCGTGGCTTAGCCCTTCTCCAGATAAAAGAACCGTTACGCAGAATTGACGACGTCGTTTTGTCGGATGAAAATCGTTCGCTGCTGGATGAAATTCTTGAAGAGCATCATCGTGTTGAAATACTCAGTTCGCATGGTTTATTTCCGGCCGATCGCTTACTGTTCTGCGGCCCGCCCGGATGCGGCAAAACACTATCGGCGGAAATGGTTGCCGCTGAACTGGGCTTGCCCTTGGCGATTGTACGAATTGATAGCGTTGTGTCCTCTTATTTGGGAGAAACGGCGGCAAATCTGCGTAAAGTATTCGATTTTATTGCATCTGTCCCTATGGTGGTCTTATTCGATGAGTTTGACGCTCTGGCCAAAGATCGCGCCGATAGTGCCGAACATGGCGAATTAAAACGAGTGGTTAATGCTTTTCTACAAATGCTTGATGCCTATGACGGTAAAAGCCTATTAGTTGCGGCCACCAATCACGAAGGCATTCTGGACTCGGCTATTTGGCGACGCTTTGATGAAGTGCTGGTGTTCGAAGCCCCTAATTCTGAACAGCTCAAACGCTTACTTACCATCAAGCTTAAAGGGGTACGCCGTGAGTTTGAAGTTGATGACAGCAAAATAACATGTCTTTTCAAAGGAATGTCGCATGCGGATGTCGAAAGAGTTCTACGCCGAGCCATTAAGGAAATGGTTTTATCCGGTAAAGAGTTTTTGACGGAACGCCATATTAAGTCAGCCATGCGGCGGGAAGAAGCAAGAAGGAATCGGGTTTCCAAACAGGAACAGATTGCATGA